The following nucleotide sequence is from Arvicola amphibius chromosome 1, mArvAmp1.2, whole genome shotgun sequence.
CAAGAATGTAAAATTCCCACCAGAACCCCTATATGTCCCGCTCACTGTCACAACAGCATGCAATACTGTAACATATGGTGCAACATCATCATGGGAGTATTACATGCTGCTGCCACTTCCCAAACAGAGATACTAAACAAGAAGTGGCATGGTGTTGCCCAGTGAGGGAATTCATTTTCAGTTAAGGATGGATAATAGaaggaataaaatataataggcAGGGAGCCACAGCTGTAAGGACAGAGAAAACTGAAGCCATCAAGTCGTGGTGTTAGTCACAGAGACctgaaacaacaaaacccagcacAGCAGCTCAGAGAGCTGGACCAAGCACCACAGGACAACACACAGATGAAGTAGCTCCTGTgtatgacatttgtcttttcaAAGACTAAATGGGTCTCATTAGACCCCAATAAACAAGGAAGAGGTACCTCAAAATGTCTGCACATGGAATCTGCATGGCTGAAGAGAGCATCTAGCCCAGtttctctcaaccttcctaatgctgcaaccctttaagacaattcttcatgctgtggtgactatcaaccataaaattatttttgttgctatttcataactttaattttgctactgttatgaatcataatgtaaatatctttggAGATAGTGGCTTGTCAAGGGGGccacaacccataggttgagaaccactggtctagtcAATCTTGTATAAGTTTAGTTATTCCCAAAACTTATCTtttcatgaatttaaaaaacCTCCAAGAAATGATCTTGTAGAAAACTAATGAAATACTAGTCCTAGAGCTGGaggagaatggctcagtgggaaaactCCTTGTCTGAAAAAGCATGACAACCTCCattcaggttcccagcacccacataaaagccagctGCAAGTCTGTATCCCCAGTACtgaggaggaaggcagatctctggaacACCCTGGGCATTCAGCAAACTCTGGGTTCAGAGACTGTCCCAAAAGACAAGGTGAAGAATGACAGAGGAATACACCCAACTTCAACTCTGGTTCctctatacacatgtgtacatacaaagGCATACTGAACCTGATGGATCACAAGCTAAGATATCCATCTTTCTCTTAAGAAATTTCCCTTTGATAAATCTATTCTGAGAAAATAACTGAGATGTGAACAAGCATATGGCAGTAGGATATTTATtacattataaagaaatataaaggaatTCTGTGTGATAATCCcatgtcatacatacatacacacacaccattttccctCTGATACATGGGAAGGGATATCATGTGCAAATAATGTTCATGAGCAATGAGTCCATCACCATCCCACCGTGAGAGACTGTTCTAAGGCACCTTCAGCTCCTAGCTGTGCACAATTCTTGCAAGGTCGCTTGTTCCTCGGCTGTGTGCTGAGAATGTTTTTCCTTTGAGCCAAAAATCTaacacatttgtgttttgttGACACTGCATACACATACCTACCATGTGATATGTTCAGAAAGCTTTACCAGCACATTCTCATTCTTCATAATAACCTGAGAATTAACTGTATGCCACAGTCCATCACCtatactttcaaaataaataatctctGTAAAAACgtttttttctatagctttggccCAAACCCTAGCCCCAACCATTGTGATCTTATGTATAGcctttatttcacttaatgtaaatattaacatatttaacTGGAAAGAATGTTTATATGCCTGACTACAGGgcttaaaactgaaaaattcttggctttagtatatatttatcccaaaaagtttaaaataaagcaacaagAGTTTAATATAATTATCCCTGCGGCCTGAAATAAgagattattaaaaatttttatcacCTTAAAGTCTTTACGGTCAATGCTATTCTATGCTGCCATGAGATTCATGCAGACGATCTCATGTTCTCTGCATAAATCATCCTATTTATTTACTCCTAGTCTCCAGCCAGATCACTCTCTGATATCCTCAAGGTGATCAGTGCCTCTTTCCAAAGATACCACAGACTGATACACACGGGAAGCAAATCCCAGCAAGACAAGACCCAACAACCCAACCTTTGGGCTCACCAACACATCCAGGACTTAACTACCACCTGGTTTCCTTCAGTATCTTTCAGTCTTAGACactgaacaaaaaggaaagacagacttACTCAACGTTAAGGTAGAGCATCATAGAATTTAGTAAGCCTGGAGATTCACAGGAATCAGAAAGTGAGAAAAAGGCAGAAGGTGTGGGCTTCCAGCTGAGTAGTTGAACAGAATCCAATCCCTCTGAACCCTTGTCCATGAACAAACATTCTAAAGTCTTCTGCTTCCTATCTGACCAGCAAACCACGATCCCTGCACTGATCTCATCCCTCTCTTCTCATTCTGGACTCCCCTTGTCATCTACACGTGCATCATTCTTTGCCTCTCGGTCAGCTCGTCTTCCATACTGCACAGGTGCAGAGGTCCACGGCTCTGTTCCTTCTACTGGATTCTGCCTTTTATTCCACTTCAGTGTTAACAAAATTTCTTTCACAAGGGAACAGAGTTGCCAACTACACTACACTAATATATCCTTTCCTTGTCAACCAAAATGAAAGTATGTGCTAAACCAGGTGCGATGGTATACATCTGCAATAGTAGCACttaacacagaagacagaagtaCAAGTAGGAGGCCAGCTTCAGTGACACAGTGACACAGTGACATGCTGGCTCAGGGGATGGAGAGAACAGTTCAGAGAGGAcaaggattcaattcccagcacccatacagtgactcacaactgtctctaattccagtccaaggaatctgatgtcctcctctggacCCCATtggtaccaggcatacacatgatgcacagatacacatgtagacaaaacattaaaaaattagagACCTAATGTTGAAGATGGGGTGTTAAATaggcacaaaaaagaaagaacttggtTTTAGTACTCTTAAGAAACCCAAGGTTTCTCACTCAGAGCTATTGTGGCTTCTCTTGCATCCTGCCCACTTCCTTCTCACTAAACCACATGTATTTCCCTCATTACACACTGAAGTGAGCCTTGCAACAGCACCAAAAGGAGCTACTGTTCAATAGTAAGAGCTGGAACCCTGTTATTAACTATTCACTGTATTGTTGGCTAATTAATTTTTTCTGAACCTTTGCTTcactataaaaagaaacagtaataCCTACTCTAGAAAAGAAGATGGGcacagtggtacacatctgtaaccccagaattCAAGAATCTGAGGGAGGAGGACTGCTCTGAGTTCTGGCCAGCTTGCAGCTACATAATGAACTCAGAGCTATTCTGGATTACATAGCGAGGccgtctcaaaacaaagagacaaaacacTAAGAGATTCCTAAAAGAATCCTCTAAGATAACACATTCCATACCTGATACAGGCCCTAGCACAGAAGAGTTCAAAACATACTTGACATTAATTTCTTTCCTGAAAACAGGACTCAGCCTACTGTCACTCCCTTGCTAAAAGACCTGGCACCtgtacatttgtttttttctgaggagACATGCTTGCCTACCCTGAAGTCAACTGTGCTCCTTTGGAAGTTTTCTAGATAACCCTCTCCCATCACTGCAGTAACCTTCTGTGTAGTATGTATGACACCTCTCACTTTGGCTGGCTCAGATGATAGCCAGCTTTGCAAGACAGCAATTTCCTCTAGGTCTGGTTGCAACAGGACACTCCTAGAAAAGACCTCCAGGGAGCCTCAGAAAGGGGACTACGGGAGAGACAAGGGGTGGAGCGGGAAGATGAATACTAGAAAGTTCTAACATGATTTCTTTCAAAGACTTATTCTTCTCCAGCAAAATACTAGGTGGGACTCTAGAACAAAGACGGAAAGAAGAAGAGTAATAGAAGAGTGTGAGAGAAAACTACTACATACACTACATACAAATCGGCCTAGGACAGGAATGGAGCATGAAGAAAATCTTCATGTTTGCCTGGGTAATTCTGGCTTCCTAAAAATTCTTGCCAGTTACTAAGGGAACAAAATCTCATTTGGATCTTACTCTCCCCGTCGCCACTGCTCAGCATCACACCCTCCTACACACACCTGTGCTTTCTGCTGCTTTTAAAACCCACTCATTAATAGCTGGTTTCAACCTAGGAGCATTTAGAAGTCAGGGTTCCCAGGCACACCCCTGATAAATCAGAATCTCTGAGAATAGGAGAAAGAATAGGGTAATTTATAGGTTAAGAATCACTGGGGTCTTTactgttgctattgttgtttatgtttgtttcagTGTACGTCTTGACCTATACTTCCATATCTTTCAGGACTCCAGTGCAACTTAAAGGAAATCTACAACTAACTAGATGACAATTATTCCAGAAAAGCAGTTAAAGAGAAGTGGTCCTACCCTGTTTCCTTAAAGAACTACAGATCAGGAGcctgagacagaaagagtgtaCTGCACTTTACTTCCCCAAAGCAAGAGAATGACTCTGAGCTGAGATGAAAGACCATGAGACCATGAAACAAGActgggagattaaaaaaaaaaatgggagtgaaaagaggagaggagaagaaaaaagagagcatcttctTGTTATTCAAAGGGCAGGGCAGGCTCACAGGGAGAAAATGAAATGGCAAAGGgtaatagaaaggaagaaaagggaaaaggaaataaaaaaattgtaaatattatGACCTGCTGCAGGCTGCAAGGAAGCAGTAGAGTTAGTGTCCTCTCTGTATCCAAGGCTCCATTGCCTAGGGGAACCTCTATGACCTCATGCTGAAGTAGATCACAGCCCAAGGTGGGGGGCGGGGAATTACCTCCCTGGGCAGCTTGGGGGTTCCCGCAGCAGCCACTACCTTGCCCAACCCCTCCCACTCCCTACCATGTTGGTCAGTAACCCCCACCTGCTAACACTGGATGAAGCAGATGCCACTTGGACCCTCATCAAGGATAAGGTAGGTAAAATAAGGAGGCTAAGGAGGAAGAGGCTAAGTGTGACCAGGCTGATTCTTAGGTGGTCTCTGTGTAGAAAGAGGTGGGACATCTAAGACAATAGTAGCAGCACTAACTGACATATAAAAGCCACAAAATAAACacctgagtgaatgaatgaactgaGGATGAACAACTAATTTAAGACAAACATCAAAATCCttgagaggaaaaaggaaaaaaagaaaatgtgtatgtcCAGGCTTAAACCACCATCTTAGAGAAGCGGCCATCAGACTTGAGGCAGCCTTAATGGCCCTTAACAACCATTGCTTGGAAATATGCTCACCACAGAGGCAAGGGAAGCAGAAATAAGAGAGCAAAGGATTTTCCCAAGATTAAGAGTAATTGGTTTCAACAGTGCTAATCTGTATCTACCCTAGACCTGCTGAAATTACAGTGAACATAAATGAGGCCTTCCtccataggaaagaaaaaagaaaacccttcttATATTATCTCAGTGAATAACTCTGGGCAGAGATACACAGGGTAAGTGGGACGACTTCAAACAGAACAGGGCACCTCTGAGTGCccttatttccttctttcaatGTACTGGCCAGCATTTCAAAAACAGCTTTAGGGTACAAAGAAAAAGCAGGGCAGCTTCAGGGGCCATTGGATGAACTCAGTGTAGGAGCACAGATATGTGGGATCTGGTGAATAAAAAGTAGATCACTTGGAACTTTTATGTGCCCTTGCTCTCTAGCATAACTGAGAGCCAGAAGGTTCAGTCAATGAAACTCTGAATGGATCGCTATCCTAAAATAGCTAAGTTAATCCTAAAGAGGATCTTACAGTGTTCCCAGGTACTCTCAAAAACTGCTCACCAGTTACACatactccaaacaaaaacaagaaataaagaagtttTGATAAACCTAAGGAACTAGAAACCCTAAATGGATACTGGAATGAGACAAAGATTAGgcctcacacacagagaaacaactaTCCCTCGCAGGTAGGGTAGAAAACACAAAAGAGGTAACTGACCCCCACAAAGAACAGGCATTGTAAGCCTACATCTGTGTATCCTTTCTCACTAATATTATCCCATCACCTAAGCATGATCTTTGAAGATTCCTTTTTTCCATATTCATGATGAGACTAAGTTCTACCAGTTCTGTGACTTCAACTTCCTATTACTTTAGCTCAGGAAATAAAATCATGTTTTGCTTGCATTATTTCAACAGTCTTGTTATTTCTCTTTCCCACTTTAGAACTATgaaaaatcagttctcttcttcctggtCCCATCTTCCACCCAGAGCCTACAAATGGCTTTCCCTTGGCCTCAGGATAAAACAATCACTTATAAAAGGCATATACACACAGCTTTCCATAAACTAACTCCTCTGTGCCTTCCCTCTTCCTACCTTAAATGCAAGCAGTATAAATTATGTGTTCCTAAATGTACATGATTTGATGGTTCAGGGATttttccctggctgtcctttcTGCTAGGAATGACTACTGCCCAACCTGCTAATGCCTCCAAAGCTCAAGTACTGCCACTACCAAACTTCTTTGACCATCTTTCTATCAAAGACAAAGGCTGTTAAATCACTTGTCTTTGTCTCATACTGCTATTATTTTACTTAGCTAACTACTGTTCACATTTTTTGTCTCCTCCATTAGCCCAAGCTACTTTAGGATAAGAACGAAGTCTCATTCTTTCATGTATCCAAGTATCTACCATAATCTGGCACAAAATAAGACATTCAAGGTTTTGCTACAGTAAGGAACTAGGTGATAAGAAGTGTGGGTCTATGTATACTATAGAAATGTACTTAAAGAGTGAACATTGGTGGGAAGGTCAATTTAGACAACACAAGTTAACCTCTGACCTTAACTCAGACCCTGACTTATAAACTGGCCACCTGCAGGTCATCGAGGAGCGTTTTGGGTCCAATGTAGTGGCAGTACCTTTCCTGTCGGATGCAGCCTGCTATGATCTACTGGGCGTGCTAGTGAAACAGTCCCGTCCAGCCCACACCCGCCTAATTTTGCCAGGCCGGCAGGGTCGAAGGGCACTGAAATCAGTAGGGCTGCTACCAAATCTTCTAGAACAGGTAGGGTCTGATGGTGTCTTTTCCCACTGCACTCGGGAATACTCACCAAATGGCCAAGCCGAGATAGCCTATGAAGAAATGAGAATGTTGGATGGGCAGCCCTGCCGGATCCGCCTACATATGGGAGGCCTGCGCAAGAAAGTTGCCTTCCTGCTGCTACCACCAGGGCAGGTGAGCCTACAGCAGAATCTTCCTTGGCTCCGAAGCACCCACAGCATCTACGTCATCTACCAGGTCTTCTCCTGCACCTGGctgcagctagggctgttaccaACAGCCCGTGAGCCCCAGCTGCTCCAGTTACAGCGGTCATTACCTATTGCTTTCTCCTGCCTCAAGTTTTCACTGCAGCCCAAGGGTGTGCTGGGACCACAGAAGTCTCTGACCAAAGACCCGCTGCcccaaggagccatctgggttAGACCTAGCCTTAGCATCTTATCAACTCTGGCCCCCACATCAGTACCTGCTGATACCCTTGAAGTTGCTGATGTATCTCCACCTGTCCCAGCCCCACATACGCCACCTCCCCAAGAAGGGCCAGAAAGCAGACCCACCAGATTCTCCTATAAGGGTCGAAACCCCTTCCGGAGGGGCCCCTATATGCTTTCAGGTATTGCTAGAGGAAACGAAGATGAGGGATGGGAAAGACcactggagggagaggggacagggagGATAGCCCACGAATGGATTCAGCAGCCCAGAGTGTGTACAGGACCCTTATGAAGGGATGGACTTGAGGGAGCCCAGGGAGGGTGAGATGGAAGCATGACCCTGGTAagggtgtgtggtggtggtggggggggggggaagggtgtAACAGAATCAGAGGGAGGGACTAGGGCGGAAGATCAGGGCGGGCATGAGTCAAGCTGTGACTATCCCCAACCCTAGCAGAGAACTGGCTCTTCAGCCCCCGCAACCCTCCACCAGGAGCCCAGGGTGGGGGCCCCGGGGACCCCGACCGGCACTCCATGTCCCTGCCCCTGCTGCAGGGTCTGTCCTCGGAGTTCGACAGCGACGAatgaagctgaggcaagagacgCAGGGGGCAAGGCCCCTAAGATCTGACATAGGGATACTGGTCCCCAATAAACATCAGCTGCTGCACCCCCAAACCACCCTGGGCCTGTGTGCTTTTTCCTTCTGGGATCCAGAAAATGAGTCTCCATTTTCCCCTAAGCATTAAGTCCTCTCACTTCTAAGAGTAAAGGGGCTATCTTGAAACCCAACCATCAGTGTTATCACCAGAAAGGCCTCCTGATGATTCATGTCCCACCTGCATACAACCTTCACAGGGCCACAGCCCCAGAGATAAAGGGTGCCAAAGAAAAATGAGCACAAAATAGAGATTTCCCTTTTATACATATTGCAACAAGTTCTCATAAAACATTCatctgaaataaattaaaaagtccaTTTGTCACTGCCTCCAAACATAAAAAGGAGCCCGTGTCCTGGAATTCAGCCCAGGCCACAGAAGGCCCTGATTGTCCATGGAAGAAAATTAAGGATTGAGGGGCCCAAAGCCTGAGTTGGGAGGAACAGATACCTCCTCTGAAGTATCCAACAAGAAAGGCGAGGTGACGGCATGGGCCTGGGAGATGGCAGCCAACTCCTTGAGAAACTCAGGGAAAATGACTGCACAGTAGACAGCATTCTTGACTCGCAGAGCCTCACCTTGTCGTTCAGAAGCCCCGCTCCGGGGGAGCAGAACTGGGGTTGAAGCGCCTGGAGAGCCCCCACCTAGTCCAAATCCTGTTCCTTCTCGCCCAGGTTGAAGAACCTGTGCCGCCTGCCGGGCTCTGGTGGGACTATGTGCATGCCGCAGGAGTAACTCCCCCAAGGATGGCCTCCGGCTCCTCACTGAGAAGAAACAAGAGTATCAAGAAGGTGCTGGGATTTGGGAACCTGCCTTAGTCTGGGGAACAGATTCCCCAGCCACCTTAGGTTCTTGAACTTCTCCCCTGGGTTCTGGAAGAATGGAAGGACAAGATGGGGAAAAAAACTGAATTGAAGTTCCTTTTTTGTCTCATCTCTAAAAATGACTAAAGATTTGAGACAGGTGTTTTTCCTCATACCAAAATCCCGCTTGCTCAGCATTTCCCCTCTATCCAGTCTCCTCAACAGCCAGTATTTGAACTACTTTATTCCCAGCTACAACTCCTTCCTTCTCCATGACCCCTCATCCTAAAGAATTTAATCTAACCACTATTAGATGGCTCCCATACATAATATGCCCCGACTCTGTGTTTCCTATCActctctacagcagtggttctcaaccttcttaatgctgtcaCTCTTTAATACagatcctcatgttgtgctgacctccaaccataaaactacTTCGTTaccatttcataactgtaattttgctactgttatgaactgtaatataaacACCTAATATGTAGGctatctgatatgcaatccccccccaggggtcatgacccacaggttgagaaccattgctctagcacCACATCCAGTCAACTACTTCTATTTTGCTCTGACTACCTAAAGCTGACCTACATCATCTGCTCCTTCAATACCCACATGTACAACTGCAGTTCAGGGATGGCTTCATTTCTTAACACTCCACTGCCTGTCTAGGATCCATGTCCTTATACTAACTACTACCTCATCATTCACCAGTCCCCGCCCTATACCACAAGACCTCCCTCCCGCTGGGTATGCCCAGACAACTTCACATTTGTTTCTGTCTAACTTTCTGGATTCCATCACTTAAGTAGCCTAGACTCTAGCCCCTCGATTACGGGAAATGTCTCTATTCACCACCTCTAACAGTGCTTACAGAAACACCATACAAACTTATTAACCTTGCATTCAGAGCCTTCGCAACCAGGGTCTCACTCAGCAACCTACCTTCATTGGATCCAATAGGCATCTTATATTTATCTGCAGCTTCCTTCGGCTACAATTTGTCATTCCTACTCTTTTAACCTTTCTGCCTTAGTTATCTCCACCTGGAAAAACCCTGAAAATACTTCTGTGATCTTCCCTACGCTGACTTCAAGTTCTTCTATCATTAACTCAACATCAATAATTTCTTCCCAAGGCTTCTCTCTCATATACTAAACTATGAACTCAAGAACTTAAGAATGTCACATTTAATGCTTCCTTAGTTCCTCAACTACTACCAAATCCTGTCATATTTAATGCTTCCTTATCTCCTTCACCACTGATAATTCTGTAAAAACCTGCTTCccaagtagtaaaagacaagatctcctgagtacattgggagcacgaggaccatgggagaaggttggaggggaggggaaaggcagggaggggagcagagaaaaatgtgtagctcaataaaaatcaataaaaaataaataaaaatttaaaaattaaaaaaaaatcttccttcccatctctcccctaccagatgcttgctgcttttctttcccaCTACTCAAATTCAAGCCTCCCTGGTCCTGATTGTTCTTCCTGAATCCCTTCTCTTAACTCCAGTTCATCTGCAGTCACTTCTaacaataagattttaaaaacctCTCCTAGTTTCTTAGTGTCTGAAAGAAAAATCACTACTTCTGCCCAGCATAGCTTCCACTCTAAAAGCCTCTTACTCTGGCCAAACCTTTCTAGCCATATCACCAATTGCTCCACCGCCTTGTAAAGCCCCCTACTCTCATCATTCGAAGGCAAATAAATACCACATCAAATTCTCACAATATCTCAACCCAagaacttctttctctttccttgttcctcTACCATTATGCATGTTTTTGTAGATACTGACAATTAGGCTCTTAATATAATGATTCTACCCTCTGACTCAAAacctgaaaaaagaaatgaagactcaAACTCTTCAGTTTCTAGATTTTAACTAACGTGGGCTAATGAGGTAGGTGTCCAGGGAGAATAAGGAAGGATTGTGAATTAGTCCTTACCTACAGACTCAGAGCGGCGGGGAGCAGGGCCTGCTGTAGGACCTTCAGCCCAGTCCAGCTTGCCACGAGCAATGAGGTACTTCTTGGCTTTGGATAGCAGAGCAGGGAAGTCCTCCTGGGAGGCTGCAAAGCTCTCAATCTTATTTTTCACAGATCCCAGCACCTATGAGACAATTTTAGAATGTTTCTAGTGGTTTCACATTGACACAAGCCTTCCTAGCCCCACTGCACCTGTTCCCAGGCCACCCAAGGTCACTCTAGCTGTGGGCCTGGCCCACCACTGAGCCTGGAcgcacccatgcatgcatgcatcgcACACCTGCAGCAGGGACTTGACACTGGGCTGGAAGACCATGTTGGTGTTGAGCAGGAAAGAGCGGAGCAGGGGCTGAGGGTGACAGGCCAGCTGGGCCACCAGCCCCGTCAGCAGGAAGTTGACATAGACGGAGTTCTGCAGCATGTTCTCGAGTTTGGCAAAGAGCACAGCCATGAAAGGGCCTGGGAAGGGGGTGGGCACAAGGATACAAAGCCTGAACACAATGCACATCTCAAGCATTCCTCCCTTAAACATGACCCCCCACTAGATGAAAATTATAAGTATCTGAGTGTGTTAAATGACCTGTGACCACTTTCTCTGGACAATTAAGGTATCCAGATGCCAGCATTATAGATATTATGACTGAAAAGTCAGATCTTAGGCTCTAGAGTGTAGACACATCTCAGATTTCAGATGTGCTCTGTGACTTGATAAGTTGAAAGCTTGCCAACATTTAGTTTCCTATTTATAGTAAAATAACTATACCTACCTCATAAGATAATTAAGAGGATCAATGAGATATCAATGTCAAATATGAAGTACAAGAGCTGGcaaacttttttcatttgattataaCCATATCCTATA
It contains:
- the C1H11orf42 gene encoding uncharacterized protein C11orf42 homolog, producing the protein MLVSNPHLLTLDEADATWTLIKDKVIEERFGSNVVAVPFLSDAACYDLLGVLVKQSRPAHTRLILPGRQGRRALKSVGLLPNLLEQVGSDGVFSHCTREYSPNGQAEIAYEEMRMLDGQPCRIRLHMGGLRKKVAFLLLPPGQVSLQQNLPWLRSTHSIYVIYQVFSCTWLQLGLLPTAREPQLLQLQRSLPIAFSCLKFSLQPKGVLGPQKSLTKDPLPQGAIWVRPSLSILSTLAPTSVPADTLEVADVSPPVPAPHTPPPQEGPESRPTRFSYKGRNPFRRGPYMLSAENWLFSPRNPPPGAQGGGPGDPDRHSMSLPLLQGLSSEFDSDE